The genomic DNA AACAGCTGCGGACCCGTACGCACCTAAGCCTACAGATGCACCTGCGCCTCCCAAACCAGTGGATTCGTATGCTCCACCGCCAAAGGATCCCTACGCGCCTCCTAACCAGCCGTCACCGACCCGTACGCTCCTTCAAAGTTTACTGCAGAGCCCACTCAAAAGGTTACATATTCGCCACCCAATGGTCTTGCACGGGTGTACACGCCTCCGCCGCAAGCGAATGCTGCAATCACTCGTCCTCCACCGACTAGGAATGGGTCAACGCTTAGTCGCAAATCTTCCTTGGCTAGCATTGGAGAATTTAGTGTTGCAAAAGATCCGTACGCGCCTCTCGTTGCAAGCAAAGACCCGTATGCACCTCCCGCTGCTAAGGACCCATATGCCCCGTCCGCGGTGAACGCAAGCCCTTATGCACCATCCAGAGCTATGGCTCAGGAGATCAAACGACCTTCATCGACCGCCTATGATCCCCCCATGCCCGCTGTGCTCCCTGCGCAACACGCATCATCATATACCCCTGGTGTCCCTACCGAGATGTACGCTCCCCGTCGCGACTCACGTGCCAAAGAACAAAGCGACCAATCTGACTACGAGGGTGCAAACGGTTACACGTCTCGGTATAACTACCCCAGCACCGACCCATACCAGCCAGGTGGCAAGTCGGGCACACCGGCTGCCTATCAACCAACTTCTGGGGGAGTGGATCCACTCGGACGACACGATTCTCGCGCACCAATCATTTCGTTTGGATTTGGTGGCCGACTGGTAACCGCGTTCCCCGGACTTTCCGAACTCACTGGGGGATTCGATGTTTCTCTCGGTCGCAAggcaccccctcttcaagttCGCACGCTGCACAAGATTGTACCCGAGAGCGCCGTCGAGACGTCGTCAGCCGTTTTCCCTGGCCCGTTATTCTCTGACCCTGGCTCGCCTACAAAAGGATTGGTAAACGTAGCAGTTGGTGGATCCGGGGCTAAAACCAAGAAGGCTGCCGTGCTTAAGTACCTTGGTGAACGTGCTGAGGAAATCGAACGCGGACTTGGGTATTTGGCTGTGGATGCTGGTAATGCCCCTGGACCCAGTGAGAGGAGCAAGTCGGAGGGCAAGCTGGTCCTCGTGAACTTGTTGAGATTATGGTGGAAAATGATGGGAAGCTTACCGGAACGTGAGTGCTTTTGTATCACTGAGCCAACTAGTATTGATTATGTTATTATAGGCCTGCAATCGATACCGCTGTGCGCCAAGCACTCGTTCCTCGGTTGTCTTCTGTCCCTGCTGTTATGAGTCCCAATTCGCAAGCCACCTCGTTTACACTTGCATCTGCTCTGGATGTCACCGTCACGAGTCCCGGAATGGATCAGTACAGCCTTTCCCCAGGAAACAGCGACTCGCCTGTTGCAACCTACAAAGTCAAACCTGATGCACTGGACAAAATTCAAGAGCTCTACTCCAAGGTGAAAGACGCCAGGCCTACCATTATGCTCTAGATGAGCGGATGTGGGCACACGCTATGCTTATTGCAAGCTCACTAGACAAGGACGCATGGAAAGAAGTGGTCAACGAATTTATCCGCTCCGAGCTCGGTGTGAGAACTGACCAGAAGAAGCCCGCGCCGTTTGGTGGTGATCCGTCGGTTGCCAATGGACGCGAGTCGTTGCGTGTTGCATACAGTTTATTTGCGGGACACGGGCCTGCTGCCAGTAAGTCCCCATCCCCCTGTTCTTGTTGAACCATGCTCTGATACTTGGTTCAGTCCAAGAGTTACTACCTCCAAAGAACCTGGCGCGCACTGACGCGAACTCACTGATGGCCCCCATGATCCCCATGGCGCATGCTACTCCGATTTCGCCCAACTTCCCACAACCCGTGTTAACATCCAGTGTGCCAACACCCGCCTTACTTCAATGGAACGAAATTGCCGCAACTATCATCTCTAACCAAGCTGATCCACAGGCCTTGACCGCTCTGGGAGACTACCTGGTATCGAACAAATGGGTCGAGGCTGCACATGTTTGGTAAGAGTTTACTGAATCTTTGACCATCAGCTTCTAACTTTGCGCCATTAGCTATTTGCTTTCACCTACTACCTCGGCATTAGGTGGGCTTTCTACTCCCTCGGTACGCGTGATATTGCTTGGCTCTGAGAGCCCCAGCACATCGCGCAACTTTGAGAAAGACGACGACGCGATCATCTTTACCGAAATTGCCGAATACGCGTATTCGCTCGTTCCAACGGTCAAGGGCCAGGAAGCATATGCAGGTTTGCCCCACTTGCAAGCATACAAGCTTCTTCGCGCGGCAAAACTCGCTGAAATGGGGCATGTAGCTCTGGCGTCAAGGTATGCTATATCTGACTGATATAGACCTCCATACTAACTATAACGCAGGTACTGCGAAGCTATCGTTACTTCGACTCGCATCTTCAACCGCCCTTCGCCATTCTTTACCCCTGCCTTCCTTGAACAGTGCAAGGAATTATCCGATCATCTCTCTGGTGTACCTCAGCTCGACAGCAGCGGCTCTTGGATCGGAAAAAAGGTCGCCAAACCAAGCCTCGACTCTATTGGCAATTGGCTTTCAGGCGGGCTCACCAAACTCATTGCTGGCGATGGAGAAGAATTTAGTACAACGACCGAACCTGGCCCTAAAACTGAAAGTGGAGCATTTTCACACTACAGCTCGATCTCCTCGGCGAACACGAGCCAAACACCCTCTCCTAACGCTTCAGTTGTCGCTTTGCCATCACAAGCCAGTGTGCCTCCTCCAAGGCGGGCAGGTTCTGCTATGGCGCAACGGCCAGGATCCGCTGCGGCTCAACGTAATGGCGCACCAGCCCATCCAGACCGCTCCGCCTCAGCGATGGATTACTTGCGCCCACCCGCAAATAAGGGGACTCCTGCTGTACCATCTCATGCTTTCTCCGCCAACGCAGCGACGCAACGTTCTATCAGGCGGATGTAGGGTACCGAGCAACAAGATGCGAATAAACGGGAGAAGGGCACCACCGCTGGTACTACATATCACCCTGGTGGGGTGGGGCAGACGAGTCCAGCGGCCCGACACCGACTGCTACTACGTTCTACCAAGTGAGCGATGACCCAGCCACTACCGAAGGCGAGGGAGAGGGCGGCTTCATTTCATTGATGGACACTTTCTCGCCCATGCCATCTCCTGCGCCTGGAGGTTCATCCTTTACATCGACTCCCCAGCGAGttgaggaagaagacgaaACGGAGGATCTTGGTCTCGGCAACTCTAAGAAGGCGGCCGAAAAAACAATTCCTCAGGCTGATGATGGCAAACAAAACAAGGAGCCAGAGGCTAAACCAGAGCCGAAAGAGGAGGCCAAACCAGAAGCGCCCAAACCACCAGGTAAGTGGCAGTATACAACAAGGCACCACAGTCACTAAGAGGACTTAGCAGAAATTAAACCATCGTCGTCTTGGCTCGGACGCTGGTGGACTCGAAAGGAAACCGACTCTCCTGGACCTGTTAAGGCTCATCTAGGAGATCAGGTGTCATTGGTgtatgacaaggaactcaaACGATGGGTTAATCCTAATGTAAGGCGTAGATCAACGTGTCCAAACTTTGTACTGAACCCCTCAAATAGGCACCCAAACCCGAGCCGACAGCAACTCCGCCCCCGCCACCTTCAAGGGCACCATCCCGAGCTCAGGCAGGGTCGCCCGGCCCTGGACCATCTCCATTGGGACGAACCAGTGACCTGACCTCTGCTCCACCCAGTCGATCACAGTCGTCCACCAGCTTAGCCCCTCCAAACACATCTGGTCCACGACGTGTCCGTTCCATGCTGAACGAGTCATTCGGCCCTGGTGGTGACATTTCTAGTTCAGAAACCAATTCGCCAACGAGCACCCCTCCGGCAAGCTTACGCGGCCCACCAAGTAGAGGGTCAACGCCAGGCGGAAAACGCAATGTCCGAAGCCGATATGTGGATGTGTTTGCTCAGCCACCTTCGACATGAACACTTGTTGCTTTGCATTTCTTATCTCTCCCGCTGTTATACTAGACTTTTTGTGTGCATATAGCGTACAGGTTTTTGGTCGATACTATGTGTTTTTATAGTAATTTTGATGTTTGATTGTTTTGCCGCGGTGGCTTCACAGTTAAAACTTAGGGCAATCATACACAAGCCCCATGTTAATGAACGATACCACCACTGAATTTAGTATAATAAATCAGAAACTTATGGAGTAATCTATGGTGGCGTCACATAATTAAGGTGGTGGTTTCAATGGTAAGCTTTCCCCTTATCAATCTCGTAGTCTCACATACCCAACGAACCATCTAGCTTGTTGAGTTTTCAAGTTTGATTAACTAGGGTTGAAGTCAGACTGTATCCTATAGGCCCAGCGTTTATATACGTTATTGGCTCATGGCACTCACAGCTCCTTTCACTTGATTGGCCTTCGGTCGATCTCCAGGCGCATAAGCCAAACATCGTTTAAGCAGATCCCACATTTCAGTTTGGGCAATACTATTTCGAAGAGTCCTACTGAAATCTGGTTGGGGTGGCTGCCTTTTCATAACCATTACTTCAATAATCACAAAAGGATCTCGCTTGTCAGCGAACGGTGGCTTTCCTGACATGATATTCTGTATAAACGTGTTATCTGCCATTCCCTTCTGTGCTGTAGGACATCACTACTGACAAGTATAGTCTAAAGGAATATCAACTTCACTGTTCTAATTCTCATATGTATATGCACCAATACCCACCATTCCTAGAGCATATATATCGCTAGCTTCTGTAAACGTATAGTTTCCTTCCTTCTGATTCAGGATCTCCGGTGCCTGTGTTTGTTTCAACATACACACGCTATTTCTAAGTAGTGAACTAACCGCAAAGCGCATGGTAAAATTGGGGGATTTTGTTCGAGTGAAGTCAAGGGTCGTGGTAAGAGCTGAAATGGCGCTCCCAAAGTCAGCAAGCTGTACTCGCCCATCGTCCGTCATCAAGACATTATCCTACAATTCAGAGATTTTATTAATTTAATAAATTATCATATCGAAGAAGACACTACCGGCTTGATATCTCCGTGTACCTTGAAAAATGCAGTGAGTAAACATTGAAATACATAGATTACTAGTACCTCGACGCACAATCCCGTTTGCATGAAGGTACTCAACAGCATCAGCCAACTGGATGCACTGAACGTAGCCTCAGTATATATGAACCAGTTTATTGATTGTTACTGCTTACAGTCTGAAGAGGCGATGGCAAAGAACCACACGAAATCTGCTGCTTCAGCGAACCAGCTCTCATCCAAGGAGTGATAAGAGCGAATTTTTcttggaagaaggcaaacCCAAGTATTGGCAGTACACTTTGGTGCACACATTGTGACCATGTGTGTATTTCTCGAGCTATATGCTAGCTTCAAACTTCAGTTAACTATACTAGGGAGAATCTTTGAATGGATACCTTTGGACCTTTTCCATACTCTTCAATTTCAAGATCTTTGGTGGGCTCGATACATTTAATTGCAACAAATCGACCATCCTTGAGAGCACCTCGGTATATGAACCCAAACCCTCCTCGAGTAACAAAGCTCTGATTTCCCTCTTTTATATCTAACTCACTCGTCATGTCTTTATACCCATGTTGAACAAGGCAATACGCAACGTCATCAGACCTCTGCTCACAGAGATAAAACAACTCATCAATTTGGCATCCTATTCAGTCTGCTGGTAAAATGGTGCTGTACCATTTTGCTTGTTACTAATGTTACGCTGGGTAGATTCACCCTAGTAGTAGATCGAGGAGCTGAATCCAACACATGATCTCCAATTGTTCCCCCAGAACCAAGACGGTATGATGACTCTTCTCTTGCATTGGGAAGTCTTCCCATAGGCTTCACCCGCGTTGATGGCGCACCAGAGTTGCGTGATATATTCGGCTTTAGTGAGATAGCAAGGTATCTAGGATAGCACTGGTCATTTAGCAAGGTTAAAGTGGATATATGTGCTAGATTTACCTCGCCTTGTGGAATACAAAAAATACACATGAACAAATGCATAGGACTATAACGCCTGATAGCAGAAATATCATGACGCCAAATTAATGGTCTAGTTTATGCGTCCTGTATGTGAGGTATGGCGTAGTAACGTGATACATTGCCACCTTATATACAGTAACCGGAGTGTTGTCCGCTTTAAGCCAGGTGGAACCAACCATCCTGATCTGCGCAATCACGAGTGCAAAACCGTACAGTTTCGTAATAATTCTAGAATCTGATTGGTCACTTCATGTCCGGAAATTGGAGTACCGACCCATTATGTCACTCCGGTGTTGGCTGGTTCCCCGAGAATGTTCAACATTGCCTCCCCAGACCCTAGACTTGTCAAGGAGGATCCCTTCTCTCATCTGCGGGTGCTCTTCTTTTTTCCtctcttgttgttgtttgtCCGCGTGCTTTGTCAAGTTGTTTCTCATACACGGTGGACCCAAAAAGTGGAAAAAAACACgtgttatatgcggagtgttggcaaaatccaacCAGTTTTTCCTTGAATCCGCATGCTCAACCCACCCCTGTGTGTCTTCAAGGTGTGGGCTCTGCGAATTTAGGTGCGGacgtctggcaaaatctggacgtcatgcggattttccgtacttttggggttcaccgtgcaTAATGGTGTCTGTTTTTATTCCTATCTGAACGGTTCAGCTAGTTCACATGTAGCTCCTGTTAGTCCACAATAGAGGTGTAGTCAAAACAATCTGGGCTTGTGACCACCCCCTACAGAAACTATAAGACAGTGTTACCGTAGGAGACCGCGCCTCCTCTCACATATTAGCCTATCTTGTCACACCTCAGATCAGCACCCTACTAATGTACTGATTTGACAGTACCCTCAGATATCGCAGTCTGAAGTGCAACTGATTACAAGTCTATCATTCAACATCTCAActatcatatatactattgCACGTAAATATATATCCCTACATAATCACTATCCTCTCTTTTTATGTTTCTTTacttggaggaattgtattAGTTTCCAAATAAACAGAAAAGGTCCCCAGAACTATCGATCATTAAGCTTAGTAAAGGTTT from Rhizoctonia solani chromosome 16, complete sequence includes the following:
- a CDS encoding COPII coat assembly protein Sec-16 translates to MLIASSLDKDAWKEVVNEFIRSELGVRTDQKKPAPFGGDPSVANGRESLRVAYSLFAGHGPAAIQELLPPKNLARTDANSLMAPMIPMAHATPISPNFPQPVLTSSVPTPALLQWNEIAATIISNQADPQALTALGDYLVSNKWVEAAHVCYLLSPTTSALGGLSTPSVRVILLGSESPSTSRNFEKDDDAIIFTEIAEYAYSLVPTVKGQEAYAGLPHLQAYKLLRAAKLAEMGHVALASRYCEAIVTSTRIFNRPSPFFTPAFLEQCKELSDHLSGVPQLDSSGSWIGKKVAKPSLDSIGNWLSGGLTKLIAGDGEEFSTTTEPGPKTESGAFSHYSSISSANTSQTPSPNASVVALPSQASVPPPRRAGSAMAQRPGSAAAQRNGAPAHPDRSASAMDYLRPPANKGTPAGTEQQDANKREKGTTAGTTYHPVSDDPATTEGEGEGGFISLMDTFSPMPSPAPGGSSFTSTPQRVEEEDETEDLGLGNSKKAAEKTIPQADDGKQNKEPEAKPEPKEEAKPEAPKPPEIKPSSSWLGRWWTRKETDSPGPVKAHLGDQVSLVYDKELKRWVNPNAPKPEPTATPPPPPSRAPSRAQAGSPGPGPSPLGRTSDLTSAPPSRSQSSTSLAPPNTSGPRRVRSMLNESFGPGGDISSSETNSPTSTPPASLRGPPSRGSTPGGKRNVRSRYVDVFAQPPST
- a CDS encoding Tyrosine kinase catalytic domain protein, producing the protein MTSELDIKEGNQSFVTRGGFGFIYRGALKDGRFVAIKCIEPTKDLEIEEYGKGPKHIAREIHTWSQCVHQSVLPILGFAFFQEKFALITPWMRAGSLKQQISCGSLPSPLQTCIQLADAVEYLHANGIVHGDIKPDNVLMTDDGRVQLADFGSAISALTTTLDFTRTKSPNFTMRFAAPEILNQKEGNYTFTEASDIYALGMTILNIMSGKPPFADKRDPFVIIEVMVMKRQPPQPDFSRTLRNSIAQTEMWDLLKRCLAYAPGDRPKANQVKGALIKLENSTS